In Carassius auratus strain Wakin chromosome 39, ASM336829v1, whole genome shotgun sequence, a genomic segment contains:
- the LOC113057655 gene encoding complexin-1: MNFVMKQALGGATKDMGKMLGGEEEKDPDAERKEEERQEALRQQEEERKAKYAKMEAERESLRQGIRDKYGIKKKEEKEAEAQAAMEQASEGSLTRPKKAIPAGCGDEEEEEESIVDTVMKFLPGPLQDMFNKK; encoded by the exons GGGCGACCAAAGACATGGGGAAAATGCTGGGGGGCGAGGAGGAGAAGGACCCTGATGCCGAGAGAAAGGAGGAAGAAAGACAGGAAGCCCTCAGGCAacaagaggaggagaggaaagcAAAGTATGCAAAAATGGAAGCGGAGAGGGAATCGCTTCGACAGGGCATCAGGGACAAG TACGGTATAAAGAAGAAGGAAGAGAAGGAGGCAGAAGCACAGGCAGCCATGGAGCAGGCATCAGAAGGCAGTCTGACCCGCCCCAAGAAAGCCATCCCCGCCGGCTGCGGTgacgaagaagaggaggaggaaagcATCGTGGACACCGTCATGAAGTTTCTCCCAGGCCCGCTTCAAGATATGTTCAATAAAAAGTAA